In Tsukamurella tyrosinosolvens, the genomic window ACGCCTTCGGCGCGTCGCCGGGCAGCGCCGAGTCCGGTAGCGCCGCACCGGGTCGCGCGCCCGCACCGCCGGTGCCCGCAGCGCCGGCGCCCGCGCCGCCGGTGCCGTTCCCCGCGCCGGGCAGGGCGCGCCGGGTACCGTCGGGCAGCGCGGGCGGGAGGTCGCCCCGGGCGCCCATGATCTGCCCGGCGACGCGCCGCGCGCTCTGCGTGGAGATCTCGCGCTCGCCGGCGCGCTGCACCAGTTCGTGGATCTGCTGGTCGATCGACTCGATCGACATCCGCCGCGGTCGCTTGGAATCCGCGACGTCCACCAGGTCGCCCACGCGGGTGAGCGCGGTGACCCGGTCGACGAGCTCCTCCCAGACCTTGTCGAGCTCGCTCGAGCGGGTACCGTCCGCGAGGCCCGGCGCGTACCGCAGCTGACCCCAGACGGACTTGAGCTGCACGACGTCGGCGGAGATCTGCACGAGGTCGGTCGGGAGGTCCAACTGGCCGAGCTGCTCGTCGAACTCGCCGGCGCTCACCGACCGGGAGTAGCTCACCTTGTCGTAGACCAGGCCGGCGACGAACAGGAGCACGTCGTAGCGATCCTCGAAGACGAGCAGGCCCTCGTCGGGGGCGCCGTGCCCGTCGACCCAGCCCGCGAGCTGCGGGGCGAGCCGCAGGGCCGGGCCGGCCACCCGCGCGACGGTCCGCGCGGCGACCGCCGCGGCCGACGGGGTGAGCGGCAGCGGCGTCAGGCACAGCGCGTCGAACAGGGCGTCGCGCTCGTCGAGGTCGAGGTGCACCGCGTCCTTGCGGGCGCGGCGTACGGCGCGGACGCCCGCGGCGAACGAGATGCGGTTCAGGGTGAAGGCGTGCCGGAAGCCTGCGAGCTTGCGCCGCGCGTCCGCGCCGCGGACCGCGTCGGCGGCCGCCTTGGCCTGCTGCAACGGGTTGGGCGGGACGCCGTCGGCCGAGGGCGGCGGCGCCTCGTGCTCGGCGATCCGGCTGAGCCGGCGCAGCTTGGAGTACCCGCCGATGTCCGGGAAGGCGCGTTCGGTGTCGAACCGGTTGAGCACCACCTCGCGGGCGGCGGGCTGGAGGTGGCCGGCGGCGATGAGCAGCGCGGCCTCGTCGGAGAGTTCGCGCCGGGGCATGGGGATGGCGCGGGCGTCGCACCACCGGCGCACCGGCGCCTCGATGTGCACTTCAGGCTCCTGCGCGGACATCCGTCACCCCCTTCTCCGTCGACGTGCGCCTCTCATCATCCCCGAAGGGCAGGGCGGCGCGCAGCGCCCACGCGAGCACGACGGTGACGACCGAGGTCGCGAGGAAGGCGACGGCGATGTTCCCGGTGAACGGCCGCCAGTCGAAGACGTCGAGGAGCAGGACGTCCATGACGATGAGGTGCACCAGGAAGTACTCGTAGGAGATCCCGCCCAGCCACACCATCGGCCGGCTGCCGAGCATGCGGTGATAGGCCGAGCGCGCCGCCGGCGCCAGCCCGAGCGGCGCGATCAGCGCGACCGCGATCAGCAGGTACAGCGCCGACTTCACCAGGGCCTCCAGCTGGCTCGCGGGCACCATCGTCGGCGGGCCGCCGATCACCGGCAGGGCGGAGACGACGAACCCGGTGAGGGCGACGGCGAGGCAGGCGGGCGTGGCCCACGCCGGCCACCGTCGGACGAGTGGGACCGCGACCGTCAGCGCCATGCCCCCGACGAACCACCACAGGTAGGCGGGCGGCCACATGCGCGCGGTGCGCTCGATCTCGGGGGCGATCAGGATCCACACCGGGGTGATCGCGGCGACGCCGGCGAGGCCCGCCAGCAGCCGCGCTGGCCGCCACCGGTACCGGCACAGGAGCGCGGTCAGCGCCCAGCCGATCAGCGGAAGCGCGAGGTAGAAGGCCATTTCCACCGCGAGGCTCCATGCCTGGGTCAGCCCGACGCGCAGGTGCCCGAAGCCGTAGATCTGGGTGAAGGTGAGGTTCCGCAGCAGCCCGTCGACGCCCCGGCCCGACGGGTTCGGCTCGTGCCGCACGAGGCCCAGCGCGTACACGGCGACGACGACCACCCAGTACGCCGGCACCACGCGCCGGAACCGGTGCCAGGCGTAGCGCCGCAGGTCGGGTTGGTGCCCCGTGCCGTCCTCGAGCAGCCGCACCCACGGCCGGAAGAGGAGGAACCCCGAGAGCGCGAAGAAGATGGGGACGCCGATCTCGAACCGTGCCCAGAGGTGCCCCGCGAAGTCGTCGGTGTAGTGCCCCGTCGAGAAGGCGGCGTGCGTCAGGCACACCGTGGCCGCCGCGACGGCACGCAGCCCGGTGAGCGGCGCTACCCGACTCTGCATCCCCTCATTTTGCCCGGTGCCCCCCGGGCCCCGTCCAGCCGCCCGTGCGGCGGTCGCCCATGCCCGACGGTGCGCGGCTCACGCGACCGGGGCCTCCCGGAAGACGCGACGGTAGCCGAGGGGCGTCATCCCGGTGTCGCGGCGCAGGTGGGCCCGCAGGCTGGCGCCGGTGCCGAGCCCGGAGTCGCGGGCGACGGCGTCGACGGACAGCTCGGTGGTCTCCAGCAGCTCGCGGGCGCGGTCCAGGCGGCGGCGCAGGATCCAGGCGCCGGGTGTCTGTCCCGTCTCCTCGCGGAAGCGCCGGTTGAACGTGCGCACCGACATCCCCGCGCGCCGGGCGAGGACCTCGACAGAGAGGTTCTCGTGCAGGTTCCGGACCGCCCAGTCCCGCGGTTCGACGGTGCTGCCCGCCCCGCTCACGGGCACCGGGACGTCGACGAACTGCGCCTGCGTGCCCTCGCGCGCGGGCGGCACGACGCAGTGTCGCGCGACCTTGTTGGCGACGGCGGCGCCGTGATCGCTGCGGATCAGGTGCAGGCACAGGTCGAGGCCGGCGGCGAGCCCGGCAGAGGTGAAAACGTCGCCGTCGTCGGTGAACAGGACGTGGTCGACGAGCCCGACGGCCGGGTAGAGCTTGCGCAGCTGCGCCCCGTACTTCCAGTGCGTGGTCACGCTCCGCCCGTCGAGCAGGCCCGCGGCGGCGAGCACGAAGGCGCCGGTGCAGATGGAGACGATGCGGGTGCCCGGGCGGATGGTGGCGAGGGCGGCGCGGATGTCGTCGGGGAGGGTCCCGTCGAACCGCGGGCCGGTGATCTTCGTGCCCGGCACGATCACCGTGTCGGCGAGGGCGAGGGCCTCGGGGCCTGCCTCGGGCGTGATGGCGTAGCCGCCCGTCGCGCGGACGGGGTTGCGGTCGATGCCGCAGGTGATGACGCGGTAGAGGGGTCGGTCCGCCTCGTCGGTGGCCTCGGAGAAGCACAGCGGCGGGATCGCGGCGTCGAAGCCGACGATGGGTTCCAGCAGTAGGACGGCGACGGTGTGCATGGCACGATTCTTTCATATCTTGTCATTGATGCCACTGGTTCGGCGCCGGGGAATCCGGGAATCTAGTCCGGTGACTACACCGCTGAGGCGCCTGCGCGCGCCGCACTACGCCTGGATCGTGGCCGGCGTCGCCTTCGTGACGATGCTGGGTGCGGCCGGTTTCCGGTCCGTGCCCGGCGTGATGATGGACCCGCTGCACATGGAGTTCGGCTGGTCGCACGCGACGATCGGCGCGGCGATGTCGGTGAACATGGCGCTCTTCGGTCTCACGGCGCCGTTCTCCGCGGCGCTCATGGACAAGCTGGGCGTGCGGCCGGTGGTCATCGGCGCGCTGACGCTCGTCGCCGCGGGCACCGGGCTCGCGGTGTTCATGACCGACGCGTGGCAGCTGGTCCTGCTGTGGGGTGTCCTCGTCGGCCTGGGTACCGGATCCTTGTCGACGGCCTTCGTCGCCACCATCGCGATGCGCTGGTTCGTCGCGCGACGGGGCCTGGT contains:
- a CDS encoding acyltransferase family protein; this encodes MQSRVAPLTGLRAVAAATVCLTHAAFSTGHYTDDFAGHLWARFEIGVPIFFALSGFLLFRPWVRLLEDGTGHQPDLRRYAWHRFRRVVPAYWVVVVAVYALGLVRHEPNPSGRGVDGLLRNLTFTQIYGFGHLRVGLTQAWSLAVEMAFYLALPLIGWALTALLCRYRWRPARLLAGLAGVAAITPVWILIAPEIERTARMWPPAYLWWFVGGMALTVAVPLVRRWPAWATPACLAVALTGFVVSALPVIGGPPTMVPASQLEALVKSALYLLIAVALIAPLGLAPAARSAYHRMLGSRPMVWLGGISYEYFLVHLIVMDVLLLDVFDWRPFTGNIAVAFLATSVVTVVLAWALRAALPFGDDERRTSTEKGVTDVRAGA
- a CDS encoding GlxA family transcriptional regulator is translated as MHTVAVLLLEPIVGFDAAIPPLCFSEATDEADRPLYRVITCGIDRNPVRATGGYAITPEAGPEALALADTVIVPGTKITGPRFDGTLPDDIRAALATIRPGTRIVSICTGAFVLAAAGLLDGRSVTTHWKYGAQLRKLYPAVGLVDHVLFTDDGDVFTSAGLAAGLDLCLHLIRSDHGAAVANKVARHCVVPPAREGTQAQFVDVPVPVSGAGSTVEPRDWAVRNLHENLSVEVLARRAGMSVRTFNRRFREETGQTPGAWILRRRLDRARELLETTELSVDAVARDSGLGTGASLRAHLRRDTGMTPLGYRRVFREAPVA